The DNA region CGACAAGTACCACACGATGATCACCGACCTCGTCGGCGGAATCCGCAAGGTCGCCCAGACCGCGAACGCGATGAACCACCTCCTCGAGGACGCGGCCGACGCGCTGGTGAAGGCCAAGAAGGAGATGCCGCCGCCGGTCGCGGTGCCGGACGTCTCCCCGGCAGATCTCGCGCTGGCCGTCAATCCGCCGCTCCTGCCGCCGGATTCGTCGCAGGCGACGATCATCAACGCCGCCCAGCAGCGTCAGCAGGCCATCGCGAACGTCGAAGCGCAGCAGCAGGCGGCGGGCGCGGCCAGCGCGGCGCACAGCAAGGCGATCGTGGTGATGACCCAGCTCGCGGGCGAGTACTCCACGGCCGAGGAGTCGATCCCGGCCTCGCCGAACGCCGTCGCCCCGCCGCCGGTCACCGGTGGCGGCACGGCCCCCGGCGGCTCGATCGGCAACGACATCGGCGGGACGCCGGGTGTCGGCGTGGTTCCGGGCGACAACACGCATCCGCTGCCCTCGGACGGCTCCACGCCGCCCACCACCGGGCAGCCCGGCCAGCCGCCCAAATCGAACCCGCTGTTCGGCGACATGTTCACCGCCGGTCTCGCCGCGGCTTCGGCCGCCGCGTTCGGCCGGTTCGGCTCGATCATGCCGCGGGTGCCCGCGTGGGCGAACGGCAAGAACGACAAGGACAAGAACGGCGAGCCCGCCGGCGGCGGCGCCGGTGCGGCCGGCGCGACCGCGGGTGGCGCCGGCGGCGGTATCCCGATCGGCGGTGGCGGAGCGCCGTCGCTGGACGGCGGTGCGATCGGTGCCGGTGGCGGCGGCGGATTCTCCGGCCCTGGTGAGGCTCCGGCCGCGTTCTCCGGCCTGGCGGGCGACGGCGGTTCTGGCAGCGCGATGAGCGGCCTCGCCGGCGGAGCGGCCGGTGCCGCGGGCGCGGCGGCGGCCAAGGGCGCGATGCCGATGATGCCCATGATGCCGATGGGCATGGGCGCGGGCGGCGACATGGGCTCCGGACGGCGGATCCCGCCGTGGCTCGTGGAGACCGAGAACGTCTGGGGCCAGTCGTCCCCGGTCGCTCCCGCCGTGCTCGGCGAAGAACCCGAACAGTACTGATTTTCCGACCAGGAGAGGCGGCTCGGTGATGGCATCCAGTGCGGGCGGTTACCGAGTCGCCCCCGCCAGGCTCGAAGCGGCGGCGGCCGAACTCGAACAGCGCGCCGGCGTGCTCAAGACCGCGCAGACGGCGCTGGCGGGTGAGAACGTCCCCGCGACCGCGTTCGGCCAGGTTTCGGCCTCCAGCGCGGCTTCGGCCACGTACACCAAGACCATCAAGGACGTCGCAGGCAAACTCGACGGCCAGATCACCAAGGCGACGGTGATCCACCAGGGCCTGACGGCCGCGGGCGGCGGCTACCGGCGAGCCGACGTCCAGGTCGCCGCCTCGTACCGGTCGCTGATGCCGGAGAACCCGTTGCCCAAGGCCGGGAATCCGGCGGGCGTCGGCGGCGCGGCCGACACCGGATCGTGGGCCACCGCGATCGCCGAGAACCGCACGAAGGTCACCGACGCGCTGACGGCCGAACGCGAACGGCTCGCGAACCTCCTGGCACAGGGCGGAAAAGCCGACGACATCGCGAGCGCGCGCACCAGGATCGCGCTGTACGAGGACATCCTCGCCAACGACCGGCAGATCCTGCGGTTCGACCCGTCAGGCAACGGGCGCATCGTCGAACTGGTCGGCCGCATCGAGCCGGGCACGCGTAACGTCGGCTTGTTCGTCCCCGGCGTCAACACCTCGTTCGACAACTTCCAGAGCTACGCCGACCTCGGCAAGAGCCTGGTCGCCGCGGACGCCACCGGACGCACCGCGATGGTGGTCTGGGCCGACGGGGTGTTCCCCCAGAACGTCGTCACCGAAGGGCCCGCCGCGCACTACGCGCAGACGATGGCGCCCGACCTCAAAGCGTTCGGCGACGAACTGCGCGGCCAGATCGACAGCCACGCCGGTCCGGGCGTGGTGGTCACCGCCGTCGGGCACAGCTATGGCGGCGCGACCGTGGGTCTCGCCGAGCAGCTCGGGCTCAGGGCCGATCAGGTGCTGCACGTCGAGTCCGCGGGTATGGGACACGGGATCTGGAGCCCGAGCGACCTCCCGGCCAGCCAGGCCGGTGTGCAGCGGTACTCCATGACGGCCCCCTTCGACCCGATCGTGATCGCGCAGGGCAACGCGGGCCTCGTCGAATGGCTCGGCGCCGGGCACGGAGCGGACCCCGACCGCTTCCCCGGCGTCGTCGAACTGGAAACAGGCCGCGACGCGAACGGCGATCTGCAGTGGGGTTTCGATTCCCACAGCGGTGTGCTCAAACCCGGTTCCGATTCGTGGAACAACATCTACGGTGTGATCACGGGCGGCGCGGTCACCCACGAGGGCTTCACCGGCGGCTCGCTGCGCGAGATGGTCATCGAAGGCGTCGGACGAGGCTTGTGAGGGGTCTGTGATGCTCACCAGGAACACCGAACTCGACCCGCTGGCCGAGGACCTCACGGCGGTCATCGACGGTGTCGCGGGCATCTTCGGCACCACCGCAGAGCGCACCGTGGAAGGCGAACTGGACTGCGACCCCACTCAGCCGGGCCGGTCGCTCTGCTGGCAGTACGGCCTCCGCGTGGACGACGCGACCGACGCCATCCGCAAACTCGTCGAGGATGTCCTGCCCATGCTGGAAGGCCAGGGCTGGCGGTGGCGCGACCGCAGCAACCCGCGCGAGCTGATCGCGCAGTTCAGCCGCGACGGCGCCGACTTCAACGTGCACGTCTCCCGCGCCGGCGACGGCGTGGCCATCGTGGGCTCGACGGCCTGCGTATCCGTCCCCTAAACCCCAGGGGGTCGCGAAAGACCTCGTGAGCGGCAGTGGTGTCCCCCAGTACACCGCCGCCGCTCACGAGGCGCGGAATCGCGAAGGTTTCCAGCCCCGGCGCTTGCCCCGCCGGACCGCGGCCACCACCACGCCCGCCGCGACGGCGAGCGCCACCCCGGCGATGGCGAGCACCCCGGAAACCTTGTCGGCTTTGGTGGGAGCCGGGGCGGCCGCGGGAACGACGAAGGTGTCCGGACCGACGCTCGGCGGTCCCCCCGGGCCGGGCGTACCGGCCGGGATCGAGGCGGAAACGGCGGCGTAGGCGTCGATCGCGCCCCAGCCCCGGCGGGGATCGTGCCCACCGCTCGGGCCGCGGTGCGCGGTCAGCGTCAGCCGCGCGACGACCTGCTCCGGCGACAGCCCGGGGTGATACGCGCGCACGAGCGCGGCGACCCCGGCGACATGCGCGGCGGCCAGGCTCGGGTCGCTCACCGGCCATCGGT from Amycolatopsis sp. EV170708-02-1 includes:
- a CDS encoding WXG100 family type VII secretion target — encoded protein: MTDTAHTNFAAYSHQQLYAMLQAGDPNTARHAAHKWQSTGSGLFEQAENLTGELKDFSTSWTGGAADKYHTMITDLVGGIRKVAQTANAMNHLLEDAADALVKAKKEMPPPVAVPDVSPADLALAVNPPLLPPDSSQATIINAAQQRQQAIANVEAQQQAAGAASAAHSKAIVVMTQLAGEYSTAEESIPASPNAVAPPPVTGGGTAPGGSIGNDIGGTPGVGVVPGDNTHPLPSDGSTPPTTGQPGQPPKSNPLFGDMFTAGLAAASAAAFGRFGSIMPRVPAWANGKNDKDKNGEPAGGGAGAAGATAGGAGGGIPIGGGGAPSLDGGAIGAGGGGGFSGPGEAPAAFSGLAGDGGSGSAMSGLAGGAAGAAGAAAAKGAMPMMPMMPMGMGAGGDMGSGRRIPPWLVETENVWGQSSPVAPAVLGEEPEQY
- a CDS encoding alpha/beta hydrolase, which gives rise to MASSAGGYRVAPARLEAAAAELEQRAGVLKTAQTALAGENVPATAFGQVSASSAASATYTKTIKDVAGKLDGQITKATVIHQGLTAAGGGYRRADVQVAASYRSLMPENPLPKAGNPAGVGGAADTGSWATAIAENRTKVTDALTAERERLANLLAQGGKADDIASARTRIALYEDILANDRQILRFDPSGNGRIVELVGRIEPGTRNVGLFVPGVNTSFDNFQSYADLGKSLVAADATGRTAMVVWADGVFPQNVVTEGPAAHYAQTMAPDLKAFGDELRGQIDSHAGPGVVVTAVGHSYGGATVGLAEQLGLRADQVLHVESAGMGHGIWSPSDLPASQAGVQRYSMTAPFDPIVIAQGNAGLVEWLGAGHGADPDRFPGVVELETGRDANGDLQWGFDSHSGVLKPGSDSWNNIYGVITGGAVTHEGFTGGSLREMVIEGVGRGL